A genome region from Solanum pennellii chromosome 12, SPENNV200 includes the following:
- the LOC107006630 gene encoding acyl-coenzyme A thioesterase 9, mitochondrial-like has translation MKLPKNPLKCYHFFKHEEKKVVSSILTSQSIHFSQTRQYSTASTMSDPSSTTTVNTNSLLFMNQSPVKNALWEARSSIFFSYSSIVPLASSIDDHLIVKTPSRSRTSVVYRFSSDFELRERYRNPMNEIRIEKLLEDLDALAGTISYKHCSSDDGKARSLILVTASVDNMILKKAICIDSDLTIEGAVTWVGCSSLEIQLEVKQSRSEPTNSKESVSLTANFTFVAKDKRGKSVKINQILPQNEKEKHLWEEAEERNKRRKKKKEEKKDNLNELLLANIKDNNNNILINETCLQNSLVCQPEKNNIHGQIFGGYLMRKAYELAYATAYSFARTPPCFVEVDHVDFLKPVDVGDFLHLKSCVIYTQVENSSRPLINVEVVAHVTQPQDLSSEVSNNFYFTFTVPSDSLRNGLKIRNVVPGTKEEARRVIDVRNTFHPDHNSRI, from the exons ATGAAACTCCCAAAAAACCCTCTAAAATGTTACCATTTCTTCaaacatgaagaaaaaaaagttgtttcTTCCATTTTAACTTCACAATCCATACATTTTTCTCAAACAAGGCAATATTCAACTGCATCAACAATGTCTGATCCATCATCAACAACCACGGTTAATACGAATTCATTGTTATTTATGAACCAATCACCTGTGAAAAACGCGTTGTGGGAGGCACGATCGAGTATTTTCTTCAGTTATTCATCAATTGTTCCATTGGCATCGTCAATTGATGATCATTTGATCGTTAAAACTCCGTCTAGGAGCAGGACTAGTGTTGTATATAGATTTTCTTCGGATTTTGAACTTCGGGAGAGGTATAGGAACCCGATGAATGAGATTCGAATTGAAAAGTTGTTAGAAGACTTGGATGCACTAGCTGGAACCATTTCCTATAAG CATTGTTCTAGTGATGATGGCAAAGCAAGGTCATTAATATTGGTGACTGCATCTGTAgataatatgattttgaaaaaagCAATTTGTATTGATAGTGATCTCACTATAGAGGGGGCTGTTACATGGGTTGGATGTTCATCTTTGGAGATTCAATTAGAGGTCAAGCAATCTAGATCAG AACCAACCAATTCCAAAGAGTCAGTATCTCTTACAGCAAACTTCACATTTGTAGCAAAAGACAAGAGAGGAAAATCAGTTAAAATCAACCAAATTTTACctcaaaatgaaaaagaaaaacatctatgggaagaagcagaagaaagaaacaaaaggagaaagaagaaaaaagaagaaaaaaaagacaatttgAATGAATTATTGTTGGCAAATATTAaagacaacaacaataacattttaattaatgaaactTGTCTTCAAAATTCTTTGGTTTGCCAACCAGAGAAAAATAACATTCATGGACAAATATTTGGAGGTTATTTAATGAGGAaagcttatgaattggcatatGCAACTGCTTATTCATTTGCTAGGACTCCACCTTGCTTTGTGGAAGTTGATCATGTTGATTTCTTGAAACCA GTAGATGTTGGAGATTTCCTTCACCTCAAATCATGTGTTATATACACACAAGTTGAAAATTCATCTAGGCCTTTGATTAATGTGGAAGTGGTAGCTCATGTTACACAGCCCCAAGATCTTTCTAGTGAG GTTTCAAACAATTTCTACTTCACTTTCACAGTCCCCTCAGATTCACTAAGAAATGGCTTGAAAATTAGGAATGTTGTTCCTGGTACAAAGGAGGAAGCGCGGCGTGTGATAGACGTACGGAATACCTTTCACCCTGATCATAATTCTCGAATTTGA